In Oncorhynchus nerka isolate Pitt River linkage group LG26, Oner_Uvic_2.0, whole genome shotgun sequence, one DNA window encodes the following:
- the atp5mf gene encoding LOW QUALITY PROTEIN: ATP synthase subunit f, mitochondrial (The sequence of the model RefSeq protein was modified relative to this genomic sequence to represent the inferred CDS: inserted 1 base in 1 codon) — MADRIVPLGEKRLMDVKLGELGSWLGXEDFTPNGVLASIRNGHDRYYNKYINVKKGGIGGVAMLLVGYVSLSYLWESDHLKHDRWRKYH; from the exons ATGGCGGACAGAATAG TTCCCTTGGGTGAGAAGCGTCTGATGGATGTGAAGCTGGGAGAGTTGGGCTCCTGGCTGG AAGAGGACTTCACTCCTAACGGAGTCCTCGCCAGCATCCGCAATG gCCATGACAGATATTACAACAAGTACATCAACGTGAAGAAGGGAGGTATTGGAGGCGTGGCCATGCTGCTGGTTGGATACGTTAGCCTCAGTTACCTGTGGGAGTCCGACCACCTCA aGCACGACCGCTGGAGGAAGTACCACTGA